In Humulus lupulus chromosome 7, drHumLupu1.1, whole genome shotgun sequence, the following are encoded in one genomic region:
- the LOC133790139 gene encoding 2-oxoglutarate-dependent dioxygenase 19-like, with protein MATSGVVSVDWSSNNRVVKSKYEFAVKPSDEEVVVDSDDSEYSIPTIDISLLTSPDLHQRSKILHHLHKACQEWGFFQLINHGISETVMKKMMEGCEGFFNMSEEEKKEFQGSRDVLDPINWGTNFNCNTVGKKFLIWRQFLKLYVHPQFNSPYKPLGFSEAAEEYCKRTREICRVLMRAMSETLGLEPDCLEKATNWDEGFDLLASNYYPTCPDPDQVIGLPPHTDSGLMNLLVQNDVGGLQILHKSGKWVQWKAMPNTIIVDLGDQMQILTNDLYKSVTHRAVVNNKSTRISIVSGHGPAVNAKVVPIPELLEALGQAPAYPGIPYNEYLELQRTSHSFLKSTLDIIRLES; from the exons ATGGCTACAAGTGGAGTAGTGAGTGTTGATTGGTCAAGTAATAACAGAGTTGTGAAATCCAAATATGAGTTTGCGGTGAAACCGAGTGACGAAGAAGTAGTAGTGGACTCTGATGACTCTGAGTATTCAATCCCCACCATTGATATCTCCCTTCTCACCTCTCCTGACCTTCATCAACGCTCCAAAATCCTCCATCACCTCCACAAGGCATGTCAGGAATGGGGTTTCTTCcag TTGATCAATCATGGTATTTCGGAGACTGTAATGAAGAAAATGATGGAAGGATGTGAGGGTTTTTTCAACATGAGCGAAGAGGAGAAGAAAGAGTTCCAAGGGTCTAGAGATGTGTTGGACCCTATCAATTGGGGAACCAATTTCAATTGCAACACAGTTGGCAAGAAATTCCTTATTTGGAGGCAATTTTTGAAGCTCTATGTTCATCCTCAATTCAACTCCCCCTACAAACCACTTGGTTTCAG tGAGGCGGCAGAAGAATATTgtaaaagaacaagagaaatATGTAGAGTGTTAATGAGAGCAATGTCTGAGACATTAGGGTTGGAACCAGATTGCTTAGAGAAGGCAACGAATTGGGATGAAGGATTTGATTTGTTGGCTTCAAACTATTATCCAACTTGTCCAGACCCTGACCAGGTTATAGGTCTCCCACCTCACACTGACTCAGGCCTCATGAATCTTCTGGTCCAAAACGACGTCGGAGGACTTCAAATCCTTCACAAATCAGGAAAATGGGTTCAATGGAAAGCCATGCCTAACACCATTATTGTTGACCTTGGTGATCAAATGCAG ATTCTTACCAATGACCTGTACAAGAGTGTGACACATAGAGCAGTGGTGAACAACAAAAGCACAAGAATATCAATAGTGTCAGGACATGGACCAGCAGTGAACGCCAAGGTCGTACCAATACCAGAGCTTTTAGAAGCATTGGGCCAAGCCCCGGCTTATCCAGGGATTCCATACAATGAATACTTGGAACTTCAACGAACCTCCCACTCTTTCCTCAAATCCACTCTCGACATAATAAGATTGGAATCATAA